Genomic segment of Drosophila simulans strain w501 chromosome 2R, Prin_Dsim_3.1, whole genome shotgun sequence:
TAGGAATTTTGACCAAGATAACTTACCGTCATCGCGTTCGTCGTCGCTTAGTGGCTGTCGTGGCGCGAAGAAAAGGTCAGGCACAAATTGTCGGATGATCTGCTTAATCTTTTGCTTCTCCTGCTTCTGGATGCCAGTCTGGCGCTTGACATGATGAATCAGCAGGTTGGCGGCATCGTCCAGAATGGTTTTGTCCTTGTAGGGCAGCACCAGATGCGGCCCAAACGGTTCCATGGCGTCGTCCTCTTGGTCGTGCCGCTCATCGTACAGCGTCTCGATTTCGTTAAACAGACTCTTTGAGCGCAGGGCTTTCATGTCGTTGGGCTTGAAGTTGATGGCCTGGTGATCGAGAGACTTGAGGTAGTACTTCTCGTTCTGTTCCCGCCATTGCTTATTGAAGGTCTGAAAAAAGAAGtgttcatttaatttacataaatgtaAAGCAATGAGAGAGTTCACTTACCTTTTGCGCTTCTCgccactcctcctccttgacTTTCAGTCGCTTCAGTACAATAGGCACCGCCACAAACGGATTTTTCTTCATTCCCGTGATTATCTCTCCCGACTTGTCGCCGTAGATGCGATGAATGGCCCGCTGGTGTATCGTTTGGGATGTGCCGCCCAGATGATCGTCCAGATGGAATTTGCTCAATTCCTCGGTGGACATTCGTGACATTTTCTTCTGCAAGTTCTCCAGCACCCGAATCGTGGCACTATTAACCTCGATGACCAGGTCCAGCTCGAATCGCTCGTCCTCCGTTCTGTGAATATTCCTTTTGTTTAGAGCGTGCGCATtggttaattgaaataaacgAAAGCCAAAGAAACAGAAGATCCAAAACAAACGATAGATGTGTAAGTTGAGAGTAGGATATAGATGCGGTTACAAAAAATAACATGGAACTAAATCTAtcctttttaataaatgaagaattaaaattttttggttttttaaaacaaatttcttaaaattataacCGCACATATTAGACTCAAATGAAAACGGAAAGGAAACAAAAGTACCAATAAAGAAGTAGTATTGATTTTACTCGTGACTTATTTAAAGTGGAACTGTTAAGTGAAAAGGTAAAAGGAATATTTCTTACCGGTAAATTGTCTCCTCGAACTGAGTTTTTCGCGATGTAACAAAAGTGGAGTCCTCGCTGGCCCACGTCGGGAACGATACCCATTTGTCGTTGAGCACTTCCCGGCAGAGAGCCGTCCGTCCGCTGCACTTCTTAGGTACTGTGGTCTGCGGCAAAGCACAATAGGATGCACCCAGCCGCTTGCACGAAGACAGATCCACATCCTGGACGTACTCGGCGGCACTCTGGTGACTGCTACCTCGATCATGGGAACTATTACTGCTTCCACCTCCCTGACGTTGCGTTGCGGCTAAGGGCATGCCGTCAATTAATCCTCCAGCAGGTTGACCCGAGGGCGGTCCCAGAAAGTCGGTGAACCATCTCAGCAGGTCGGGGAACTTCATCAAGAACGGTGATACCAGACCAAGAAGTTCCGTTTTGGAGACAATTTCCTGGTTAAAAAGGGTCAGGCATCGCAGGAAGTTGTCGTAGACCTCTGGACTTCTCAACGCCTTGCGCACCTTGTCAAAGAACGCGGCGTCGGAGATGGTGCACTTGCTCGATGCTTCGGAAAAGCTGACATCGCGACAATAAGGCTTCGGTCGCTTAGCAGGCGGCGCTCCACTAGAATAGTGTCCGACTAAACTGTCATCACCCGGCCTCCTCGTAGCTGAACCAGAGTTATGCTGTCCATGTGGACCAGAGGACAATGGTGGCGTGGCGTAACTAATTCCCGGCGAACTGCGGTCAAGGGAATTGTCCGAAATGTGCGGCATGGAACCAATCACCGAAGGGATACCATAACTTGGCGATTTCTTTGCGTTATGACCATGCGTTAGATTCTGATTTGGCACGTGGCCAACGTACTTTTGCATATGATGATTATTTCGATGCTCCTTATCGTACGACACCATCACGCTGGCTCCCACTCCAGGCCGCCCGATATTGGCGCCCGCTCCAGTTCCGGCCAAATGATGATGGcctccaactccagctcctcgcTGATGCGCTTGCTGCTGCAGACCCGCGTGATAGTCCTTCTCAAAGAGAATATCGTTCCGCGTCGCATTCAGGCCTGAACCGATCACATGattctgctgttgctgattaTTATTGTACGTCTTAATGCTGACACTGGTGTTCACCGCCGAAAGGTTTCCTATAGCCGCTGCATGGGCGCTATTGTCGATCTGCGGAAGAGTCGTTGCACCCAAATGCAGAGGGGATCCACTTGGCGCTGGCGAAGCAGACGACATGGTTATGTGAGCTCCACCGCTTAAAGTAGCCGTGGGACGCTTGCCATGATCATTGTGCACAGACGCTGACTTGGACATGTACTGTCCGGACTGGTGGTTGGTGGCATCAGGAAGAAACTGGCCAAACTCTCTGAGCAAATCCTcatcctggccaaaaagctTAGCCACCTGTGTGTACACCTCCTGTTCGGTGAGCATTTTACCCTGGTTCAGGCTGCCCTCCTTCATAACCTTTTGCTCCTTCTGATAGGCGTGCAGAATTTCGAGGAATTTCTTGTACTTGGCCGGCTGGTTTTGGAAACGATTCTGTTTgtgaaaaaagaagaaaagattATAAGTAACCTACAAAGTTTTTAATGATGTTGAGCAGACGTTACCTTGATCTTATTTACATAGGTTATGGCGTGATTGAACTCCACCGGCTGATTCTGCTGTCCCGTCTCCCCAAGCAAAATCGATTGATGCGCCTGCTGGATGTGATGCAGATTGTGCTGCGCCGCTCCCGCACCTGGcccacctcctgctcctccatgAGGGCTAAGCTCACTTAGAGAATTGGGCGTTGGAGGTCCACCGACAACTATACTAGCAGACGCATTCACGTTTGCCGCAGCTCCAGCCACTTGCCCAGTAGGTGTTATGGTGGCCCTTTCTCGATCTCTCGAGTAGTTCTGCGGTACATTGTGCGCCGATACGGAGATGCCTGGCTGTCCGGGCACTACGGCGTTTGTCGCCGTAGAGTTTGTTACACTCACGTGGACATGACCACCGCCTGGAGATTGTGATTGAGGAGGCGTCGCCTGTTGCAAGGCATGAATAGTGGTCTGGGTAAGCGAGGCTCCGCCGTGGGTCATAAGATTTACAGCTCCAGCGGATTGAATCTGAgccacagctgctgctgcggccgctGCTCCAGCCCCTGTTGCCGGTGTTAAAGTTGCAGCATTGGTCGTCTTGATGGCGATATGTCCGGCACCGGACATCGAGCTATTTCCGGTGAGCATGTGCACCGTTCCTGTGCTCGTTGGCGCTCCCGGTGGTGAGGGCATCGAAACCACCGGCACAGAACAGCCAAGAGCATCCGAATGAATTTCGATCTTGTAACCCGGAGGCAAGAACATGTTGAAGCCGTATATGAGCTCTGTGTGCCCCTTGAAGAGTGTGGAGACTCGCTCAATCACTCCGGGTGTGTCGATGCAGTGCGACTTGAATTCCTTCATGATGTCGAGGAAGTTGTTGTAGATTTGCGGCTGGTCTGCATACTGGTACTTTACTTGGTCCAGGTAGCTCAACGCATCCTCCACTTTTAGACGTGGCGTGGCATTTCCCGACTGTCCTTGTGGTGGGGTGGTTCCACCCACTGGGATACTGTTGGCAACCACGGACGATGGAGGAGTTTGGGCCTTGCCCAAAGGTGACTGTTGAACTGGTTGTTGCTGGGAAATCGTCGCTAGATTGCCCACCGCAGTGGCCACTGTCTGGGTGCCGCTGATTGTACGCTGACGGATTGTGCCCGTTTGTGAGCTGCTGGATACAGTCTGTGCACTGGCAGGATTGTtcgcagctcctcctcctgtgACATGAATCTGTACCGTGTTCGCGCCATCCGCTGTGTTGGCTTTCAGAGTTCCACCAGCCTGTATCGAAGCCACACTATAAGCTATATGATCAAgaaaaaaatcatttgaatATCAAACGTATTTCATCAGAGTTGGAAATAGATTACTTACATGTTGTATACTGTAATGTTTGCGTTCCCGTGCTCCCTGTGGAGACCACcacgcctcctccgccggctgCAGAACCAACTCCTACGGCCACCTGGGATCCTGCTCCTACTGGTCCTCCAGCGGTAGTGCTATCCACAATCGAACTTGTGGTCTTCAAATTCGTAGCCGTCGGCGTGGTGGACGGCAAATAGGCAATGGTCTGTGCTCCTCCATGCTGTGGAGTAAGGATGCGATGGTGAATGGAACCGATCCCGCTGATGGTGGCGTTATGAGCACTGGGCACGACGGTACCAATGGTAACGCCCGTCGTATTGACGCCCACAGTAGCagtgccaccgccgccggatGTTGGCCCACCTCCAGCTACGCCGACGACACCAACACCCACACCTCCTGAGGTCTGAGGAACGGGTCGTGTGCCAAATTGCACCTCGTCTACGCGGGTGCGTTTCATcatcttttttgttgctctgtTCTTGGCGGAGCTTAAAATCctgtgctgctgcttcttctttctGAGCACTTTGTTCCTCCCTGGATCCTTGCCCAAGTGCAAGGACTCTGGCTGCTCTAGGTGAGTGACCGCCCTCTATGAGCGTATGTAATATGCAACGAACGGTCGGGGTCGCAACTCTTGATCTTGGACTGCTCGTGGATGCGACATATGTTGTCTATGCATTTGGTCGCCCCGCAAGCGGCAAATGCGCTCGAGTTCTAAGGTAGAGAAATTGGACTGACGGCTGGTTATCTGCTGCTGGTATTGCTGCGCCGGTGATTCGCCTCTGCCACGTAGCGTTTGGAGTTCTTTCTGAATATCACTGCAAGCAAGAGAAGGGAAACTGTTACAACAATGTCGACAtttaatgtataaaaaaaaaaccccccAAAGAATTAGGTTTGAGTTCCTTTTTTAATGAAGGTAGTCAtcattaaattctgcattagttattttatacattaatACAAGAATTTCTTCACTGACACTGGTTTTGCTAAGTTTGGTTTACATTGAAAATGAGAAGGGCACACATTTATTCTTCCAAATATACTTTTCCATATACTTGAGACCACGAGTCTTCCTGATTTTCCCAATACATGTTAGCTAGTATagcacagctgattgatcaaTTCGGTCTATATCTTCACAGATATCGAAACGATTGCACATTTCAACAAGGAAAAAAGGTGAAATAAAAAGCCACGGGGGAATTCTTCTTTTAGCCGTATCACAAAAACTGCAGAGTGGAGAACGATGTCTCTGTATTGGGGGTTCTGGATTCGGGGGAGGAGATAGAGATGGGGGACAATAGGAATGGAATGAAGCGGTGAAGCTGTGaccaataacaacaacagcaaccagaGAATGGTACATATAGACGGGAAGGAGATCGTGGAGTGGAAGTTGAGTCTTGGAGGAGAGTGAGTGCAAGGCAAAAGGAAGAGCGCGTAGTTCACTTGGTGTGTGTACGTTCAACCGGAATTGGGCGCGCGCTTTGTTATTGCTTTCAGCGGTACAGTAAAAACTTCCTAAGCGAGCTTTCTGTGTACAccttcgagtgtgtgtgtatgtgtgtacatttCAGTATTTGTAAATGTGGAAGGTGCCAAATGCCCCATGCACGACATCGGCTTGCATAGAATTCAGACGCACacatagaaaatatttatatatcgaTACCGCCAAGGGGGAGGGCGGGTTGGTTTGTGAGCACTGCTGGTACATATTCTGTATCTACAACTTACAAgaataagaagaagaagagtcagaggtagcagcagcagcagcaaacgcAACAATGCaaaggtggtggtggtgatacggtggtggtggtgcagccaCAGAGAGAACCGGAGAGAGCCGCATTTGTTGTTGAGGCGCAGTACATggctgattttttttttcaaaaaggtATTTCACCCGTTTGGGgccaaactcacacacacaaatacatgGACACGGCCAGCATTTGGCGGGCAttcgagagagagagcgacaGAAATGGAGAGAGCGCAACGCTGCGCAAACCAAAGAGCGTGAGCAAATATTAGGTGAATGGAAACCGCCTAGAAGATCATCCTGCTCCAACTAATTGAGACACCTCATCGAACCAACAGCTGCCCCCTTTTAgcatttgtaaacaaatattgGAGCACAGTACAGCCGCACAAAAGCTTTAGCCCTCGTTCTCTCTCCTGTCTCTGCCACCACCAACTATCCTTTAATAAATGAAGGTAAAACAAGTTCGCTCTTTTGAGCTCTCCCAACTGCCTTTTTTGTTATTGTAGTTTTGGATCCGCCATTAGTGCATACCAAACACATTTGCTAGCtcgctggtgtgtgtgtgtttgacgAGAGAGGCTCCAAATTGGGGcgttgtgtgcgtgtgtgtgctttggGGAGACATGTGGGCAAATTTTCCCtccattttttaattttttttttttttttggttcagCCCGCTCTATTACGTGCACACGTATAATGTTATCTTATCTGTTTTGTTATGTGTATACACAGCACAGCAGAATACGCAGCACAAAAGGCAGGCAgcggaaaatatgcaaaaattgtTGAACACTAGCACTCGGTTTTAACAACTGCAATACGAATCGGAATCATCGCGAattaatatttagtttttttctgTTACTTTCTCACTCTGGCACACTAACACAGACGCAGAGTGGCGCTGCgctattaataaattttgcaaataaaacatATGGATGTGTAGAGAAATATGTACAATATattcacatacatatatactatttCAGCATGAAGAAGCAACGGCAAACGTTTTGTGTAAATTCAAAAccgaatgaaaaaaaaaacaggcggagcaagaacaacaaacgaCGGATGGGCTGGGGAGCATGAAGTCGAGGAGCAGAAGGAAGATGTGAACAAAAAGAGGGCCACAAAATGATGCTCTCATTGGGGAGCCATTTAAATGCACACTCACACTACACTTGGCTGCTCTCGCCAGTACATGCGAATGGCGCATCAAAGCAAAAGTCAAGATAAGCGCACGAACTGAGCAAAGAACGAATCAACgaacgaaaataaaacgacaCTACGTTGAAAAAATACAGTCAGTTCATAAGCGAACCAAAAGCAATGGTTCAAagcgtatgtatgtgtgtggctCTCCTCTCCGCCCTCGTTCAAGTGTGTGTGAGGAGAGCAGAAACTGtagaggcagcagcagcagcaacacaaacaacaaccacGTCTCCGTCGACGACTTTTTGTCTGTGCGCCTTCTATATGTATTCGCTATGCCATTGttgtttgagtgtgtgtgagtttgtgcgtgcgtgtgtatATAAACCAATTGAAATTGACCTAACctaaaaatgttgtatttttCACAAGTTTTCAGTGGCACGAACGAGAATATTGTTTGAATCCGAATCCGCACTCCAAGTGCACTTGAAGGATAATGCTACTCTGCAATTTCCACGCCCCCcaaccgcccaccgcccataTTACACTTACATCAGCAATAAGCAGTTAGCTTCGTCGGTTGATATTCggctgtgtgtatgtatattcgaaatgtatgtatatatgtacggGGCGCGTATGTATATTTACTACAAAACTGCCGTTGGTTTTGTGGTGTTATTGGAAACTTTCACGTTTTACGCAGTATTTTGCACTTGCAACTACTATATCCGCACTCACTGGCACACCGAAATCTTTATTTTCAccgttttcttttctttcagtAGCTGGGGCTCCGTTCCCAAGTTCAGTTTAAGTTTAACGCTTATTTCGAtcacttttcacttggctCTCTTCCTTAACTAGATCACACGGCTCGAATTTAAGACATTTTCTCCTCGGTAAATTGCTACTGCTATTCTATTCACAAATTTTTGGCGAGAGAACGTTTTCGTACATCTTAACGCCGCCGCAAACATTTTCGATTAAAACAGCGAAACGCGACGGCCAGTCAGTTGGAGTCAGCAGAGAGAGCGAACAGAGTGTAAAAcgaagagcgggagagcgcgCGCGCAGTGTTGCTTTGGAATTcattttctgctgctgccgcagctAAAACAGGGTGGCAACTCAGCGGCGCAACAACTAAAATCCTCCGTCGAGCGCATTGAAAACACAGCAGTAGCtgacggcaaaaaaaaaatagtttatatatCATTCATTACCTATAAGCAAATAATCACAATCAGTGGTTATTTTTATTAGCGGTGAGCGGTACCGCATGCAAATCGTCGCAAAATGGCGCTTAGAATTTGGATAAGAAACGAAATACGTGAAGCTTACGTAAGTGCGAGGACCAACAACAACGCTGGGAAGAGAGAAAACAAGTTGTTAAGCAAACAGGGTGTACCGTTGTCACCCAGCCATGTGGTGGAAACGATGATCGGAGCATCTGGGTGAGACACCCTGTTTGCggcaaagagagagagcggctGTGAGAGCAGCGCACTCACACAAGCGAAACGAGTATACAGCGGATagcgacgtcggcagagcGTTTTAGCCGACCATTGCAGTACATATGTGAAATCGACGAAACCGAAAATCAGAAACCAAACGGACCACTAGCGAGCTACAACTCTGCCACGGCTACACTTTACACACTCATGTACTCCTCCACCACCTCACTCGCcagcgcactcacacacagacgcGTGCGTGCGGAGAGAGGAAGTAAAAAATATGaagacaaaaaaaagcaagtgCATCTCACCATGACAATGGCGGAACCATAAAAACACATGTTCCCATCTCGAATTGAACCGAATTCGGCGGCCAGCTCCttcacaaaataaaataatacaggAAAAAAATCTGTATACGCGCAAAAGTTGAGCTGCTAAAACATGGAAACCTTGCAGTTATCGATTCGTCTCGCTCATTGCGCaatgaaaaaaaatgcagCGGGGGCGGCGGATTCGAGAGAGCCTCTCTCTTTGTGAGCCACCTGCAGCGATAGGAAATGCAAATCCATCCGCCTTCCACTTTCCAGCTCGAAAGTTCAAAGTTCACATGCAACTAACTACTGGGTGCAGCGCATGTCCGAGGTGCACCGAAGTCCCTggaccaaacaaaaaaatggcacaaaCCAAACTCTCCGATTTCCAGGCGCCGCAGGAAGGTTTGTTTGCCCTTCCATTGGGTATTATTGATGCTTTTTTCTATTGATAATAAAGCCAGGTGGTCTAGCATGTTCTAATTATTTCTGTGCTTATTTCAGATCTCGACGTCATGAAATGCGGCACTAGGAAATATTTACTGAATACAACGCTGATCAAGTGATATCTGAAATGTGGTAAAGTGCTTCTTGTCACACGGACACGGATCTctataaaaaaccaattaGTTTGATATTCGTACGTGTTCTGCAAATTATCAGATGTTTTTAACTCTCTTGAGTCACATGATATTTATTGTGATAAATACTTTTggttatttattgtttgtttgtcctAAAAAATTGACAACACAGAAAATGGaagactttttatttattgctttactataaaatatattcatttttttgagaaaaatgttaatatgaAACTTAAAGTGtctttttaactttattattaattcCCATCAAAACTATAAATCTATTTATGGATTAGAGAACCCTCCTCTTTATGTAAAAGATTATTCACAAATGTGCCGTTGAGCCAAAATACGTGTTGTATCAAAATTATAAGCAATTGGaaagtttataaattaaaacagcGATTATACATTTGGGAATAGAAATAACACGATAGAACACAACGGCTTCAGTCTTGTTTACTAATTCAATACTtatcaaaatgttaaaataGTATATTCCAACATTCAGTTCAACTCttaagttttaataatatttcgtCATTATATTGACTTGAAAAGGTTACAACTAAATATGTGTAAAAGTGTTCAACGTCTAATACACTTCAACTTCGTTCCGACCATCAAGTTCAAGAGACTTGTTCGTTGGCCTCTGGCTAAAATACAATTGCGAATTGCAAACAATTGGTTGGCGACGCGGCAAGTGTTTTTTTCTCGGGAGAAAGATCGAGAGAAGTGTGGAGAGACTGCCAAAACTGGGGAGTTTGAGTTCAGAAGTAACTTGTTTTTCAAGTTTTCAAacagccaaaaccaaaccagaCTTAAAAGCCAGTCGAAACTTGAGGCGCTTCACAAAGAAAATTTGAGGAAAACGAGGAAAGCACTGAgaatgtgtttgtgtgtgtgcattacAATTGGACCTCACAGAAGCAGTGAGCCCGATTTcaacgaattatttaattagaatCAACGTAAACCCGCAAATTGAAGGCTGAAACTGCTGTCTCGCTCACCTTGTGCACAATCACACATACGCGAGCACCAAAAGAGTACACTGAGCTGCCAACTGATTTGAAAAGCGAAATTtgagttttaaaaattatttcaatatttgttgatgtggtttttttttgttttattttttactgcACAATTTTTATTAACCTTTTTCACGTTAAATAAGttctaaatttttttatacaaaacaaaaaatgactATGAATTAAGAATGGCTTTGCGTACAAAGAGTTATTTTGGCATAAGATTTCAACATCTTAACAAGTTGGCAGTTCTGGAGCGAATGAacgcaacaataacaaaaggtGAGCGCGGCAAACGCGCTCTGCCTCTTTCAGACAGCCACACACATAGCTGCATTCGTAGTGTGCGTGACTgcgtcattgttgttgctgttctcaATACCTtcct
This window contains:
- the LOC6734188 gene encoding paired amphipathic helix protein Sin3a isoform X6 → MMKRTRVDEVQFGTRPVPQTSGGVGVGVVGVAGGGPTSGGGGTATVGVNTTGVTIGTVVPSAHNATISGIGSIHHRILTPQHGGAQTIAYLPSTTPTATNLKTTSSIVDSTTAGGPVGAGSQVAVGVGSAAGGGGVVVSTGSTGTQTLQYTTSYSVASIQAGGTLKANTADGANTVQIHVTGGGAANNPASAQTVSSSSQTGTIRQRTISGTQTVATAVGNLATISQQQPVQQSPLGKAQTPPSSVVANSIPVGGTTPPQGQSGNATPRLKVEDALSYLDQVKYQYADQPQIYNNFLDIMKEFKSHCIDTPGVIERVSTLFKGHTELIYGFNMFLPPGYKIEIHSDALGCSVPVVSMPSPPGAPTSTGTVHMLTGNSSMSGAGHIAIKTTNAATLTPATGAGAAAAAAAVAQIQSAGAVNLMTHGGASLTQTTIHALQQATPPQSQSPGGGHVHVSVTNSTATNAVVPGQPGISVSAHNVPQNYSRDRERATITPTGQVAGAAANVNASASIVVGGPPTPNSLSELSPHGGAGGGPGAGAAQHNLHHIQQAHQSILLGETGQQNQPVEFNHAITYVNKIKNRFQNQPAKYKKFLEILHAYQKEQKVMKEGSLNQGKMLTEQEVYTQVAKLFGQDEDLLREFGQFLPDATNHQSGQYMSKSASVHNDHGKRPTATLSGGAHITMSSASPAPSGSPLHLGATTLPQIDNSAHAAAIGNLSAVNTSVSIKTYNNNQQQQNHVIGSGLNATRNDILFEKDYHAGLQQQAHQRGAGVGGHHHLAGTGAGANIGRPGVGASVMVSYDKEHRNNHHMQKYVGHVPNQNLTHGHNAKKSPSYGIPSVIGSMPHISDNSLDRSSPGISYATPPLSSGPHGQHNSGSATRRPGDDSLVGHYSSGAPPAKRPKPYCRDVSFSEASSKCTISDAAFFDKVRKALRSPEVYDNFLRCLTLFNQEIVSKTELLGLVSPFLMKFPDLLRWFTDFLGPPSGQPAGGLIDGMPLAATQRQGGGSSNSSHDRGSSHQSAAEYVQDVDLSSCKRLGASYCALPQTTVPKKCSGRTALCREVLNDKWVSFPTWASEDSTFVTSRKTQFEETIYRNIHRTEDERFELDLVIEVNSATIRVLENLQKKMSRMSTEELSKFHLDDHLGGTSQTIHQRAIHRIYGDKSGEIITGMKKNPFVAVPIVLKRLKVKEEEWREAQKTFNKQWREQNEKYYLKSLDHQAINFKPNDMKALRSKSLFNEIETLYDERHDQEDDAMEPFGPHLVLPYKDKTILDDAANLLIHHVKRQTGIQKQEKQKIKQIIRQFVPDLFFAPRQPLSDDERDDAFPFLVDDNTKMDVDSPLGRTESSTRNAKSTPSESASPARSNASSSSGTPAGIKKETDDSKATTGSSAPASTLTASSAAPVDDATPSTSSAAAAASAASSTVSGAEGKPKDDPLSSHKEEGAGSTSSGVVTSPRQAQDTAGAGVDVEIKLEHPADFSNPKLLPPHAHGQREDESYTLFFANNNWYLFLRLHAILCDRLHVMYERARLLAIEEERCRVNRRESTATALRLKPKPEIQVEDYYPTFLDMLKNVLDGNMDSNTFEDTMREMFGIYAYISFTLDKVVSNAVRQLQYCVTERAALDCVELFATEQRRGCTGGFCRDAHKTFDREMSYQRKAESILNDENCFKVYIYKIDCRVTIELLDSEPEEVDKPAALKAQKFSKYVERLANPALGGGGNTAGSNSALGNDTVVEASDIKTEADEDTAEVNTKA
- the LOC6734188 gene encoding paired amphipathic helix protein Sin3a isoform X8; its protein translation is MMKRTRVDEVQFGTRPVPQTSGGVGVGVVGVAGGGPTSGGGGTATVGVNTTGVTIGTVVPSAHNATISGIGSIHHRILTPQHGGAQTIAYLPSTTPTATNLKTTSSIVDSTTAGGPVGAGSQVAVGVGSAAGGGGVVVSTGSTGTQTLQYTTSYSVASIQAGGTLKANTADGANTVQIHVTGGGAANNPASAQTVSSSSQTGTIRQRTISGTQTVATAVGNLATISQQQPVQQSPLGKAQTPPSSVVANSIPVGGTTPPQGQSGNATPRLKVEDALSYLDQVKYQYADQPQIYNNFLDIMKEFKSHCIDTPGVIERVSTLFKGHTELIYGFNMFLPPGYKIEIHSDALGCSVPVVSMPSPPGAPTSTGTVHMLTGNSSMSGAGHIAIKTTNAATLTPATGAGAAAAAAAVAQIQSAGAVNLMTHGGASLTQTTIHALQQATPPQSQSPGGGHVHVSVTNSTATNAVVPGQPGISVSAHNVPQNYSRDRERATITPTGQVAGAAANVNASASIVVGGPPTPNSLSELSPHGGAGGGPGAGAAQHNLHHIQQAHQSILLGETGQQNQPVEFNHAITYVNKIKNRFQNQPAKYKKFLEILHAYQKEQKVMKEGSLNQGKMLTEQEVYTQVAKLFGQDEDLLREFGQFLPDATNHQSGQYMSKSASVHNDHGKRPTATLSGGAHITMSSASPAPSGSPLHLGATTLPQIDNSAHAAAIGNLSAVNTSVSIKTYNNNQQQQNHVIGSGLNATRNDILFEKDYHAGLQQQAHQRGAGVGGHHHLAGTGAGANIGRPGVGASVMVSYDKEHRNNHHMQKYVGHVPNQNLTHGHNAKKSPSYGIPSVIGSMPHISDNSLDRSSPGISYATPPLSSGPHGQHNSGSATRRPGDDSLVGHYSSGAPPAKRPKPYCRDVSFSEASSKCTISDAAFFDKVRKALRSPEVYDNFLRCLTLFNQEIVSKTELLGLVSPFLMKFPDLLRWFTDFLGPPSGQPAGGLIDGMPLAATQRQGGGSSNSSHDRGSSHQSAAEYVQDVDLSSCKRLGASYCALPQTTVPKKCSGRTALCREVLNDKWVSFPTWASEDSTFVTSRKTQFEETIYRNIHRTEDERFELDLVIEVNSATIRVLENLQKKMSRMSTEELSKFHLDDHLGGTSQTIHQRAIHRIYGDKSGEIITGMKKNPFVAVPIVLKRLKVKEEEWREAQKTFNKQWREQNEKYYLKSLDHQAINFKPNDMKALRSKSLFNEIETLYDERHDQEDDAMEPFGPHLVLPYKDKTILDDAANLLIHHVKRQTGIQKQEKQKIKQIIRQFVPDLFFAPRQPLSDDERDDAFPFLVDDNTKMDVDSPLGRTESSTRNAKSTPSESASPARSNASSSSGTPAGIKKETDDSKATTGSSAPASTLTASSAAPVDDATPSTSSAAAAASAASSTVSGAEGKPKDDPLSSHKEEGAGSTSSGVVTSPRQAQDTAGAGVDVEIKLEHPADFSNPKLLPPHAHGQREDESYTLFFANNNWYLFLRLHAILCDRLHVMYERARLLAIEEERCRVNRRESTATALRLKPKPEIQVEDYYPTFLDMLKNVLDGNMDSNTFEDTMREMFGIYAYISFTLDKVVSNAVRQLQYCVTERAALDCVELFATEQRRGCTGGFCRDAHKTFDREMSYQRKAESILNDENCFKVYIYKIDCRVTIELLDSEPEEVDKPAALKAQKFSKYVERLANPALGGGGNTAGSNSALGNDTVVEASDIKTEADEDTAEA